The proteins below are encoded in one region of Aquisphaera giovannonii:
- a CDS encoding flavin reductase family protein produces the protein MAFDSARQRRIMGHFATGVTVVTTGGPAGPHGLTANSVASLSLDPPLVLVAVDKRAHSMDFLQANRCFAVNILTREQEDVSRRFATPGPKDFEGLSLLPGVTGAPILADSLAFLDCRVHEILPGGDHLIFVGEIVGGEYHGGEPLLYYAGKYRRMLDPG, from the coding sequence ATGGCATTCGACTCGGCCCGCCAGCGCAGGATCATGGGGCACTTCGCCACGGGCGTCACCGTGGTGACGACCGGCGGGCCGGCGGGGCCGCACGGCCTGACGGCCAACTCGGTCGCCTCGCTCTCGCTCGACCCGCCGCTCGTGCTGGTCGCCGTGGACAAGCGCGCCCATTCGATGGACTTCCTCCAGGCCAACCGCTGCTTCGCGGTGAACATCCTGACGAGGGAGCAGGAGGACGTCTCCCGGCGGTTCGCCACCCCCGGGCCGAAGGACTTCGAGGGCCTGTCCCTGCTGCCGGGCGTCACGGGCGCCCCGATCCTGGCCGACAGCCTCGCCTTCCTCGACTGCCGGGTCCACGAGATCCTCCCCGGCGGCGACCACCTCATCTTCGTCGGCGAGATCGTCGGCGGCGAGTACCACGGCGGCGAGCCCCTGCTCTACTACGCCGGCAAGTACCGGCGGATGCTGGACCCGGGGTGA